The nucleotide window TTATTTACTACTCTGTTGCCGGTAACATCAGGATGCACAATTATCATTGGTGAGCGGGTATCTGTTTCCCAAAGCGACCATTTTGTCCAATGTTTCTTTTCACCTAAACTATATCCATGATCACTAATAAAAACTATAATAGTATTATTAAAAATATCGGGGTATGCAATTAATGAATCTAAAAAACGGCCGATTTGCGCATCTACAAATTGCACTCCTGCAATATATGCTGAGACATTAGAGGCACGAATATTTTCTGCTACCATATTGCGAATTTCTTCAGTGGCAAATAATTTATTAGAGAGATATAAATCAATATAGGTTTCTATGCTTCCAAAATCTGCTACCATTTTGCCAAGTGGCCTCAAGTGGTTATAATCGTCCCACACCGGAACTGGTTGCGGCGGCATAACCACCCCATTGAATGGATATGCATCTGGCGGATTATTATAAATTAATGGTGATACTGAGTCAGGATCATAATAAAAAGTATTGATATAATATTCAGGAAAATATTTTCGTGGCACATAGAGATAGGAATGCGGTTTATTAAATCCAACACCTAAATAAAATGGATTGCCACAATCATCACCTGTTCCGTTTGCTATGGATTTAATAAATGCAATTGCAGTATCTGCCGCTTTATAATCCTGCATCTGCGATTCCATATTATCCGGAATGGCACCCCATGGAAAAATGGAGCCTAAAAAATTGTAATTGCTTTGCACATTTATTAAAGAAGAATCATCAATAAAATTCGACATACGATTCCAAGATAAACTTTTTTCACATGCATCAGGAGTGAGTCTATCGTAATCATTTTTATCAGGGTGATGATAATTTTTATTGATAGCGTAAGTATAATAACCGCCGCTGTCTTTTAGCATTTCAGGAAATGAATATACTTCCTCATTATTTTTTTCCTCAGTAAAATTTGATCTGAATACATTTTCATAATCCGAATTATTATATACTTGTGTATAAGCAAGATCTTTACCTGAAAAAATACTGCATCTGCTGGGCCCGCATCCCGATGCCGATGCATAGGTATTCATAAATGTGGTACCCATTTGCGCCAGCCTGTCAATGTTGGGAGTTAATACTTGCGGATGTCCACCCATTGTGCCGATATAATCATTCAGATCATCACTGATAATCATAATCACATTTGGCTTAGATACTTGTGCAATGATGTTGGTGAAACTGCTTAGAAAAATAATTAGTATTGTAGCGCTTATAATTTTGAATGAATGCATATTCAAAGTTACGATGTTATGTTTTACTTAAAAATTGACATAGATAGAAATGAAAATTGCTACTTATAATTTAAACGGAATTCGCAGCGCCATCAATAAAGACTGGTTGAATTGGATTAAACAAACTGACTTTGATGTGATTTGTGTACAGGAATTAAAAGCGCAACCCGATCAATTGGATTTATCTGTTTTTGAAGATGCAGGTTATCATGCTTACTTACATAGTGCAGAAAAAAAAGGATACAGCGGTGTAGGAATTTTCTGCAAACAAAAACCCGATCATATAGAATATGGTTGTGGCAATCCTGACTTTGATAAAGAGGGCAGAGTAATTCGTGCAGACTTTGGTGATATTTCTGTGTTTAGTATTTATTTTCCTTCCGGAACAACAGGTGATATTCGCCAATCCGTTAAGTATGTATTTCTCGATTTTATTCTTGATTATTTAAAAGAAATAAAAAAGAAACGCAAAAAATTAATTGTGTGTGGCGATTATAATATTGCAAATAATGCAATTGATATTCATGATCCGATTGGCAATAAAAATTCTTCCGGTTTTTTAATTGAAGAACGTGCATGGTTAGATACTTTTTGGGAAACCGGATTTATAGATTCACTCCGGCATTTTAATAAAGAACCACATCAATATACATGGTGGAGTTTCAGGGCAAATGCAAGAGCAAATAATAAAGGATGGCGCATTGATTATATAGCCATTACAAAAAATCTTGTTGCTCAATTAAAAAGTGCAGTGATAATGCCCGATGCAATGCACAGCGATCATTGTCCGATGGTGATTGAAATTGATTTGGGTTAATGAGCAAATGTGGTTAATGTGCGAATGAAATGATTAGCTGTTTCCGTCCAAGCAGGTTCCTCAAAATATAGCCTTGTGCGTTAGCCTTTTGAGAACCTGCGTGAGTAATAATTAAATTTAATTAATGTCTTGAACTAATATTAAAAAGATATTGAGTATTGGGTATCGGGTATTGAGTACAAAACTTTGCTATTGAAAATTGATAGTTGACAGTTGACAATTTTAATCACAGTTCAATTTCTTCGCCTTAAGCCTTTGCATTTATTTCCAATTACACAGTTCCACGATTCCACGATTCGACATTTCTACATTTTCCGATTCGACAGTTCCCCGATTACAC belongs to Bacteroidota bacterium and includes:
- a CDS encoding sulfatase-like hydrolase/transferase, which encodes MHSFKIISATILIIFLSSFTNIIAQVSKPNVIMIISDDLNDYIGTMGGHPQVLTPNIDRLAQMGTTFMNTYASASGCGPSRCSIFSGKDLAYTQVYNNSDYENVFRSNFTEEKNNEEVYSFPEMLKDSGGYYTYAINKNYHHPDKNDYDRLTPDACEKSLSWNRMSNFIDDSSLINVQSNYNFLGSIFPWGAIPDNMESQMQDYKAADTAIAFIKSIANGTGDDCGNPFYLGVGFNKPHSYLYVPRKYFPEYYINTFYYDPDSVSPLIYNNPPDAYPFNGVVMPPQPVPVWDDYNHLRPLGKMVADFGSIETYIDLYLSNKLFATEEIRNMVAENIRASNVSAYIAGVQFVDAQIGRFLDSLIAYPDIFNNTIIVFISDHGYSLGEKKHWTKWSLWETDTRSPMIIVHPDVTGNRVVNKAVSYLDLFPTILSLTDTDIPDSESGGVYPDGKDISDLLFNNALDYELPQLTSYKRTNGNGSCFPMFSVRNERFHLIRYRNNDNNADPLNCDPDSKYFEQEFYDVGMQRETDPNEWNNLVNNSQYKPMMEFLAQWIPDSIFYMTPTMKIFPQLTEDLCYFNFHDTIHLTSTFNNAEGLPVDTLEAGQQIIWFATWMDDTLHGKDISLELNSINDTIFLDSEKDLLYAGIWDSSLHKLIALTALDLYVGEGDQPELLYTITPTYNNTVKISDIEFIGTYSKAIWDFGDGYIYTGTTPPAHQYAASGTYLITTTIVYGNTCTVVKENVFTTSDFSEFINTMMVFPNPATSGINITIFSEETSGRLDFYDATGRLMMGYKYRQQFAGEYYFDISKFAAGLYFVRMENASNVITKSFIKQ
- the xth gene encoding exodeoxyribonuclease III, whose protein sequence is MKIATYNLNGIRSAINKDWLNWIKQTDFDVICVQELKAQPDQLDLSVFEDAGYHAYLHSAEKKGYSGVGIFCKQKPDHIEYGCGNPDFDKEGRVIRADFGDISVFSIYFPSGTTGDIRQSVKYVFLDFILDYLKEIKKKRKKLIVCGDYNIANNAIDIHDPIGNKNSSGFLIEERAWLDTFWETGFIDSLRHFNKEPHQYTWWSFRANARANNKGWRIDYIAITKNLVAQLKSAVIMPDAMHSDHCPMVIEIDLG